A window of Tautonia plasticadhaerens contains these coding sequences:
- a CDS encoding type IV pilus twitching motility protein PilT, with amino-acid sequence MNIQDLLKFAANQGASDVHLQGGSPPMLRIGGQLRGVEGAKVPDDQLLAFLRSVAPASLGELDAAIDGGSRFAFAVEGLARFRAALYRNEERPGVCLRVIPTRPGSIESLGLPPVLRELAIARRGLTLIVGASGSGRTTTQAAMVDAVNRSRPAAVVTVESPAEFVHEPDKALFTRVDPGLGADGATRAVDRALELDPDLIVLGELDRTEVALAAVLRAVESGRHVVASMRTSSTIRALEQLLDPVAPERKSAIKARLAAALEAIVALRLATTKEGGRRPVVEVFRGLHQTRELYLANRLDDIARLMAGQQGGMQEFDRQLLAMYRAGQVSGTEALRLATDPEALGAELQAGRRPAA; translated from the coding sequence ATGAACATCCAGGATCTCTTGAAGTTCGCGGCCAACCAGGGGGCCTCCGACGTCCACCTCCAGGGCGGCTCCCCGCCGATGCTCCGGATCGGCGGCCAGCTCCGGGGGGTGGAGGGGGCCAAGGTCCCGGACGACCAGCTCCTCGCCTTCCTCCGCTCGGTCGCCCCGGCCTCGCTGGGGGAGCTGGACGCGGCGATCGACGGCGGCTCCCGGTTCGCCTTCGCCGTCGAGGGCCTCGCCCGATTCCGGGCTGCGTTGTACCGGAATGAGGAGAGGCCCGGCGTCTGCCTCCGGGTCATCCCGACCCGGCCGGGCTCGATCGAGTCCCTCGGCCTGCCCCCGGTCCTCCGGGAGCTGGCGATCGCCCGACGCGGCCTGACCCTGATCGTCGGCGCCTCGGGCAGCGGCCGGACGACCACCCAGGCGGCGATGGTCGACGCGGTCAATCGGTCCCGCCCGGCCGCCGTGGTCACCGTCGAGTCTCCCGCCGAGTTCGTCCACGAGCCGGACAAGGCCCTCTTCACCCGGGTCGACCCCGGCCTCGGCGCCGACGGCGCGACCCGGGCCGTGGACCGGGCGTTGGAGCTGGACCCCGACCTCATCGTCCTCGGCGAACTGGACCGGACTGAGGTCGCGCTGGCCGCCGTGCTCCGGGCCGTCGAGTCCGGCCGGCACGTCGTCGCCTCGATGCGGACCTCATCCACGATCCGGGCCCTGGAGCAGTTGCTCGACCCGGTCGCCCCCGAACGCAAGTCGGCGATCAAGGCCCGGCTGGCCGCCGCCCTGGAGGCGATCGTCGCCCTCCGGCTGGCCACCACCAAGGAGGGGGGCCGCCGGCCGGTCGTCGAGGTCTTCCGGGGCCTGCACCAGACCCGGGAGCTGTACCTGGCCAACCGGCTCGACGACATCGCCCGGCTGATGGCCGGCCAGCAGGGCGGCATGCAGGAGTTCGACCGCCAGCTGCTGGCCATGTACCGCGCCGGGCAGGTCAGCGGGACCGAGGCCCTCCGCCTGGCCACCGACCCCGAGGCCCTCGGCGCCGAGTTGCAGGCCGGTCGCCGCCCCGCCGCCTGA
- a CDS encoding Gfo/Idh/MocA family protein, with product MTSPNRRAFLGRSAAAAAGWTVLAPRSGKAAPADRVNVAVMGIRGRGGGLAQGFAGLPGALVTHVVDVDSNLFGNAVEAIGRIQDHEPEAVTDFRRVLDNPDVDALVVATPDHWHAPATVFACQAGKHVYVEKPASHTLWEGRKMVEAARKYDRVVQVGTQSRSTPHYRRVIEEVLPSGRIGTVLQARAWNSQKRPDLSPQADGPAPEGVDYDLWLGPAPERPFNPNRFHYAWHWMWDYGTGDAGNDGVHDLDIARWGLGVGMPTSVACTASRMVNTTWETPDSVFASFTFADSPAVLVFEQRDWSPYVEAGYENGVIFFGTEGRVEIGRSGWRLFEGNEPVPVESEPFADRHHFEDFLDAIASARLPNADIEQGHRSAALPHLANIAFRTGRGCVTIDPETEEVVGDTEAQALTRREYRVPFVIPDRV from the coding sequence ATGACCTCGCCGAACCGTCGCGCGTTCCTGGGCCGATCGGCCGCCGCCGCCGCCGGTTGGACCGTCCTCGCCCCCCGATCGGGCAAGGCCGCTCCGGCCGACCGGGTGAACGTCGCCGTCATGGGCATCCGGGGGCGGGGGGGCGGCCTGGCCCAGGGGTTCGCCGGGCTGCCGGGGGCGCTGGTCACCCACGTCGTCGACGTGGACTCGAATCTCTTCGGCAATGCGGTCGAGGCCATCGGCCGGATCCAGGACCACGAGCCCGAGGCCGTCACCGACTTCCGCCGCGTCCTCGACAACCCCGACGTCGACGCCCTGGTCGTGGCCACGCCCGACCACTGGCACGCCCCGGCCACCGTCTTCGCCTGCCAGGCGGGCAAGCACGTCTACGTCGAGAAGCCGGCCTCCCACACCCTCTGGGAAGGCCGGAAGATGGTCGAGGCCGCCCGGAAGTACGACCGGGTCGTGCAGGTCGGCACCCAGAGCCGGAGCACCCCGCACTACCGCCGCGTCATCGAGGAGGTCCTCCCCTCCGGCCGGATCGGCACCGTCTTGCAGGCCCGGGCCTGGAACAGCCAGAAACGCCCCGACCTCTCCCCCCAGGCCGACGGCCCGGCCCCCGAGGGGGTAGATTACGACCTCTGGCTCGGCCCCGCCCCGGAACGCCCCTTCAACCCCAACCGCTTCCACTACGCCTGGCACTGGATGTGGGACTACGGCACCGGGGACGCGGGCAACGACGGCGTCCACGACCTGGACATCGCCCGATGGGGCCTGGGGGTGGGCATGCCGACGTCGGTGGCCTGCACGGCGAGCCGGATGGTCAACACCACCTGGGAGACGCCCGACTCGGTCTTCGCCTCCTTCACCTTCGCCGACTCCCCCGCCGTCCTCGTCTTCGAGCAGCGCGACTGGTCCCCCTACGTCGAGGCCGGCTATGAGAACGGCGTGATCTTCTTCGGCACCGAGGGCCGGGTCGAGATCGGCCGCTCCGGCTGGCGGCTGTTCGAGGGGAACGAGCCGGTCCCGGTCGAGTCCGAGCCCTTCGCCGACCGCCACCACTTCGAGGACTTCCTCGACGCCATCGCCTCCGCCCGCCTTCCCAACGCCGACATCGAGCAGGGGCACCGCTCCGCCGCCCTGCCCCACCTGGCCAACATCGCCTTCCGGACCGGCCGGGGCTGCGTCACCATCGACCCCGAGACCGAGGAGGTCGTCGGCGACACCGAGGCCCAGGCCCTCACCCGTCGCGAGTACCGCGTGCCGTTCGTCATCCCCGACCGGGTCTGA
- a CDS encoding XdhC family protein, with translation MRDVLSHLADLLDSGREALLCQVVETKGSTPQKAGALMLVDPGGCQVGTLGGGCVENEVKQKAVRRLGQAGAERHTFVLDHDYAWADGLICGGKMVILAEAFRGPEAASYFRAYRDRIDAGLGLVEAVAVDPERCGADAIGARWLFGDEADLVASLPGGAPPEAVRSLVEPIDRRPRLASRGGVATLPVLPRIALVIVGAGHVGQAVARLAIEADFDVTVVDDRAQYANPDRFPGAKRIVVGPIEEVLPALPITPHTFALVVTRGHGHDQEALYHLAPTPASYVGLIGSRRKIRLIFEGLRGLGVAEGHLARVTAPIGVPIGSQTVPEIAVSVVAQLIARRNLGPEAVPTNDFGRAGGRPPEPEPELETESAEALGS, from the coding sequence ATGCGAGACGTCCTCTCCCACCTGGCCGACCTGCTCGACTCCGGCCGGGAGGCCCTGCTTTGCCAGGTCGTCGAGACGAAGGGCTCGACCCCCCAGAAGGCCGGCGCCCTGATGCTGGTGGACCCGGGCGGCTGCCAGGTCGGCACGCTCGGCGGCGGCTGCGTCGAGAACGAGGTGAAGCAGAAGGCCGTCCGACGGCTCGGCCAGGCCGGGGCGGAGCGGCACACCTTCGTCCTCGACCACGACTACGCCTGGGCCGACGGCCTGATCTGCGGCGGCAAGATGGTCATCCTCGCCGAGGCCTTCCGGGGCCCCGAGGCCGCCTCATACTTCCGGGCCTACCGCGACCGGATCGACGCCGGGCTCGGCCTGGTCGAGGCCGTGGCCGTCGACCCCGAGCGCTGCGGGGCCGACGCGATCGGCGCCCGTTGGCTCTTCGGCGACGAGGCCGACCTGGTCGCCTCGCTGCCCGGGGGGGCGCCCCCGGAGGCCGTCCGGTCGCTGGTCGAGCCGATCGACCGGCGGCCGAGGCTGGCGTCGAGGGGGGGGGTGGCGACCCTGCCGGTCCTGCCGAGGATCGCCCTGGTGATCGTCGGCGCCGGGCACGTCGGCCAGGCGGTCGCCCGGCTGGCCATCGAGGCCGACTTCGACGTGACCGTGGTCGACGACCGGGCCCAGTACGCCAACCCCGATCGCTTCCCGGGCGCGAAGCGGATCGTCGTCGGGCCGATCGAGGAGGTCCTCCCGGCGCTCCCCATCACCCCGCACACCTTCGCCCTGGTCGTCACCCGGGGGCACGGGCACGACCAGGAGGCCCTGTATCACCTCGCCCCGACCCCGGCCTCGTACGTGGGGCTGATCGGCAGCCGGAGGAAGATCCGCCTGATCTTCGAGGGCCTCCGGGGGCTGGGGGTCGCCGAGGGGCACCTGGCCCGGGTGACGGCGCCGATCGGCGTGCCGATCGGGTCGCAGACGGTGCCGGAGATCGCCGTCAGCGTGGTGGCCCAGCTCATCGCCCGGCGGAACCTCGGGCCCGAGGCCGTGCCGACCAACGACTTCGGCCGGGCGGGCGGGCGGCCCCCGGAGCCCGAACCCGAACTCGAAACCGAATCCGCCGAGGCCCTGGGCTCATGA
- a CDS encoding nucleotidyltransferase family protein: MIAAVVPAAGKSTRMGRPKLTLPVAGGGTVIERVVSALRLGGVDSIVVVGPPPEEPGAAELFERATFAAASAIPVPRPTADMRATVEVGLEFLDRARINPVAVLIAPGDCVGLTPQVVSMVIDRVKSDPRSIVIPVYGGRRGHPIALPRDVAGAIRGLPEGVGINAIREHFADRVVLIEVPDPGVAEDLDTPGDYSRWSPEPE, from the coding sequence ATGATCGCCGCCGTCGTCCCCGCCGCGGGGAAGAGCACGAGGATGGGCCGGCCCAAGCTGACCCTGCCGGTCGCCGGCGGGGGGACGGTGATCGAGCGGGTGGTCTCGGCGCTTCGGCTCGGCGGCGTCGACTCGATCGTGGTGGTCGGCCCCCCCCCGGAGGAGCCCGGGGCGGCCGAGCTGTTCGAGCGGGCCACCTTCGCCGCCGCCAGCGCGATCCCGGTCCCCCGGCCCACCGCCGACATGAGGGCGACGGTCGAGGTCGGCCTCGAGTTCCTCGACCGGGCCCGGATCAACCCGGTCGCCGTGCTCATCGCCCCGGGCGACTGCGTCGGCCTGACCCCCCAGGTCGTCTCGATGGTGATCGACCGCGTGAAGTCCGATCCCCGGTCGATCGTCATTCCCGTCTACGGCGGCCGCCGGGGGCACCCGATCGCGCTGCCGAGGGACGTGGCCGGGGCGATCCGGGGCCTGCCCGAGGGCGTCGGCATCAACGCGATCCGGGAGCACTTCGCCGACCGGGTGGTGCTGATCGAGGTCCCCGACCCGGGCGTGGCCGAGGATCTCGACACCCCGGGGGACTACTCGCGGTGGTCGCCCGAGCCCGAATAG
- a CDS encoding acyl-CoA desaturase has translation MTTTRRPTLERIRALRGRLYWPYLGVFLAFHLLLPLAFVPQLFSWTGLLLVPVGNFVFGSMGVNVGYHRLLTHRSFKCPTWLERTFVILGVCSLESGPGHWVAVHRKHHQHSDEEPDPHSPLVGFLWGHVGWLVVKSPATSGLFFHDKYARDVFADPFYSGLHRNLMWFWVWVAHASLFFPGGVLVGLAMGWSWPEAAWFGGSLLVWGVLVRTVYVWHITWAVNSLSHLWGYRNYDTGEHSTNNWFVALLTNGEGWHNNHHAAPRAASHGHRWWELDLTYQALVLLRRLGLVWDVVAPKVAEARVIHRGPHRPRRSGRDSALPSSTPSPDAMQDGDES, from the coding sequence ATGACCACCACCCGACGCCCGACGCTCGAACGGATCCGGGCCCTCCGGGGCCGGCTCTACTGGCCGTACCTCGGCGTCTTCCTCGCCTTCCACCTGCTGCTGCCGCTGGCCTTCGTGCCCCAGCTCTTCAGCTGGACGGGGCTGCTGCTGGTGCCGGTCGGCAACTTCGTGTTCGGGTCGATGGGGGTGAACGTCGGCTACCACCGGCTGCTGACGCACCGCAGCTTCAAGTGCCCGACCTGGCTGGAGCGGACGTTCGTGATCCTGGGCGTCTGCTCGCTGGAGAGCGGGCCGGGGCACTGGGTGGCGGTCCACCGCAAGCACCACCAGCACTCCGACGAGGAGCCGGACCCGCACAGCCCGCTCGTCGGCTTCCTCTGGGGGCACGTCGGCTGGCTGGTGGTCAAGAGCCCGGCGACCAGCGGCCTGTTCTTCCACGACAAGTACGCCAGGGACGTCTTCGCCGACCCCTTCTATTCCGGCCTGCACCGCAACCTGATGTGGTTCTGGGTCTGGGTGGCCCACGCCTCGCTCTTCTTCCCGGGCGGGGTGCTGGTCGGCCTGGCGATGGGATGGTCGTGGCCCGAGGCGGCCTGGTTCGGCGGCAGCCTGCTGGTCTGGGGGGTGCTGGTGCGGACGGTCTACGTCTGGCACATCACCTGGGCGGTCAACTCGCTGTCGCACCTCTGGGGCTATCGCAACTACGACACCGGGGAGCACAGCACCAATAACTGGTTCGTCGCGCTGCTGACCAACGGCGAGGGGTGGCACAACAACCACCACGCCGCCCCCCGGGCCGCCTCCCACGGCCACCGCTGGTGGGAGCTGGACCTGACCTACCAGGCCCTGGTGCTGCTCCGTCGCCTCGGCCTGGTCTGGGACGTCGTCGCGCCGAAGGTGGCCGAGGCCCGGGTGATCCACCGGGGCCCCCACCGCCCCCGGCGGTCGGGACGGGATTCGGCCCTCCCCTCCTCGACGCCCTCGCCGGACGCGATGCAGGACGGCGATGAGTCCTGA
- a CDS encoding S8 family serine peptidase has protein sequence MATRRVIVELRYNPGLADTAFAGGPGGRLDPESVPRLDGVTFDERFPPTALPGREPGTRAESSYVSCPVDRLVEPERSTYIVRAEVDERMIDALRADENVVGVFSDPPIEPIQASCPGWHVGSYHDVERLLCASGMRSIGMDGLGVLVAIVDTGINMAHLKARGKTPSLDAARSWAPEAGLPTPGDSPVDHGTMCAYDACIIAPKCTLLDIALLACSARSLTTLLSDAVRAFRHLFDVMVPPVHRWASHSMVVNNSWGMFKPSFDFPPGGPGNYSDNPNHPFNRIVGDLEWAGADILFAAGNCGPECPDSRCEVTSNTIYGANGHPSVLCVAGVDTSQTRLGYSSVGPGRLTRAKPDVSGYTHFRGSGVYPSDGGTSAATPVVAGVVAAVRSKRPYRPGNPATHPAAIRALITSTAEDLGPAGFDFEHGFGVVNGCALLRRFAPLHFFTFCERYPALCVGGTPTREALRPVRLDAQMGGGAMRPADPPPRMLGVEEAPGEFWSSEAGTAGPDEDLRPLPTASELAYLSGYLDASRGRDEGPRPRPGGRGGCSCGGNPGA, from the coding sequence GTGGCGACGAGACGGGTCATCGTGGAACTGCGGTACAACCCCGGCCTGGCGGACACGGCCTTCGCCGGCGGCCCCGGAGGCCGGCTCGACCCGGAGAGCGTCCCGAGGCTCGACGGGGTCACCTTCGATGAGCGGTTCCCCCCCACGGCGCTGCCGGGCAGGGAACCCGGGACTCGGGCGGAGAGTTCCTACGTCTCCTGCCCCGTCGACCGGCTGGTCGAGCCCGAGCGGTCGACGTACATCGTCCGCGCCGAGGTCGACGAGCGGATGATCGACGCCCTCAGGGCGGACGAGAATGTGGTCGGTGTCTTCTCGGACCCGCCCATCGAGCCGATCCAGGCCTCGTGCCCGGGCTGGCACGTCGGCTCGTACCACGACGTGGAGCGCCTGCTCTGCGCGTCGGGGATGCGATCGATCGGCATGGATGGGCTCGGCGTCCTGGTGGCGATCGTCGACACGGGGATCAACATGGCCCACCTCAAGGCCCGCGGGAAGACCCCGAGCCTCGACGCGGCCCGGAGCTGGGCCCCCGAGGCGGGTTTGCCGACCCCGGGCGACTCCCCCGTCGACCACGGCACGATGTGCGCCTACGACGCCTGCATCATCGCCCCGAAGTGCACCCTGCTGGATATCGCGCTGCTCGCCTGCAGCGCGAGGAGCCTCACGACCCTCCTCTCCGACGCCGTCCGGGCGTTCCGCCACCTCTTCGACGTCATGGTCCCGCCGGTCCACCGCTGGGCCTCGCACTCGATGGTCGTCAACAACAGCTGGGGCATGTTCAAGCCCTCATTCGATTTCCCGCCGGGGGGGCCGGGCAATTACAGCGACAACCCCAACCACCCGTTCAACCGCATCGTCGGCGACCTGGAGTGGGCCGGCGCGGACATCCTCTTCGCCGCCGGCAATTGCGGCCCGGAGTGCCCGGACTCGCGCTGCGAGGTGACCTCGAACACCATCTACGGCGCGAACGGGCATCCGTCGGTCCTCTGCGTGGCCGGCGTGGACACGTCCCAGACCAGGCTCGGGTACTCCTCGGTCGGGCCGGGTCGGCTGACCCGGGCCAAGCCCGACGTCAGCGGATACACCCACTTCCGGGGCTCGGGGGTGTACCCGTCCGACGGCGGCACGTCGGCCGCGACCCCGGTCGTGGCCGGGGTGGTCGCGGCGGTCCGATCGAAGCGCCCCTACCGCCCGGGCAATCCCGCCACCCATCCGGCGGCCATCCGCGCCCTGATCACGTCGACCGCGGAGGACCTCGGCCCGGCCGGATTCGACTTCGAGCACGGCTTCGGCGTGGTCAACGGCTGTGCCCTCCTGAGGCGGTTCGCCCCGCTCCACTTCTTCACGTTCTGCGAGCGCTACCCCGCGCTGTGCGTCGGCGGCACCCCGACCAGGGAGGCCCTCCGGCCGGTCCGGTTGGATGCGCAGATGGGGGGCGGCGCGATGCGGCCCGCCGACCCCCCGCCCCGGATGCTGGGCGTGGAGGAGGCGCCGGGCGAGTTCTGGTCCTCGGAGGCCGGGACGGCCGGCCCGGACGAGGACCTCCGGCCCCTGCCGACCGCCTCGGAGCTCGCCTACCTGAGCGGATACCTCGACGCCTCCCGGGGCCGGGACGAGGGGCCACGGCCTCGCCCCGGCGGCCGGGGGGGATGCTCCTGCGGCGGGAATCCCGGGGCCTGA
- a CDS encoding cobalamin-binding protein, whose translation MRVVSLLPSLTELVCDLGRGDRLVGVTHECDFPPTVASLPHLTRSRIPHDGTSAEIDALVSEQGGGLYDLDRDRLAEARPDLILTQTQCDVCAVNEARVRDLAAGLPHPPRVESVNPKDLAGVFSVFRRVGAFLDAETEADDLVGRFESTAREVARRRRGRPEPRVVLLEWTDPPFSSGHWNPELVALAGGREQLAKPGEASRRVSWQDVLDARPEVLIVAPCGFDLGRARSEVDALSRLPGWDDLPAVRSGMVSLADGSSFFARPGPRLEASLRIAAAAIDPETCADLAPPAGWERRIVTV comes from the coding sequence ATGAGGGTCGTCAGCCTCCTCCCCTCGCTCACCGAACTCGTCTGCGACCTCGGCCGGGGGGACCGGCTCGTCGGCGTCACCCACGAATGCGACTTCCCCCCGACGGTCGCCTCGCTGCCGCACCTGACCCGCAGCCGGATCCCCCACGACGGCACCAGCGCCGAGATCGACGCCCTCGTCTCCGAGCAGGGCGGCGGCCTCTACGACCTCGACCGCGACCGGCTCGCCGAGGCCCGGCCCGACCTGATCCTCACGCAGACCCAGTGCGACGTCTGCGCCGTCAATGAGGCGAGGGTCCGGGACCTCGCCGCCGGCCTGCCCCACCCCCCACGGGTCGAGAGCGTCAACCCGAAGGATCTGGCCGGGGTCTTCTCCGTCTTCCGCCGCGTCGGCGCCTTTCTCGACGCCGAGACGGAGGCCGACGACCTCGTCGGCCGCTTCGAGTCCACCGCCCGGGAGGTCGCCCGTCGCCGCCGGGGACGGCCCGAGCCCCGGGTGGTCCTGCTGGAATGGACCGATCCCCCCTTCTCCTCCGGCCACTGGAACCCCGAACTCGTCGCCCTGGCCGGCGGCCGGGAGCAACTGGCGAAGCCCGGCGAGGCCTCCCGCCGGGTCTCCTGGCAGGACGTGCTCGACGCCCGGCCCGAGGTGCTGATCGTCGCCCCCTGTGGCTTCGACCTCGGCCGGGCCCGATCGGAGGTCGACGCCCTGTCCCGTCTCCCCGGCTGGGACGACCTGCCCGCCGTCCGATCCGGCATGGTCAGCCTCGCCGACGGCTCCTCCTTCTTCGCCCGCCCCGGCCCCCGGCTGGAGGCCAGTCTCCGGATCGCCGCCGCCGCCATCGACCCGGAGACCTGCGCCGACCTCGCCCCGCCCGCCGGCTGGGAACGCCGCATCGTCACCGTTTGA
- a CDS encoding M16 family metallopeptidase encodes MTFHHETLPNGLRVILERNELARSVAAGFFVRAGSRDEAPELAGVSHFLEHMVFKGTARRDALSVNRDFDRIGARHNAQTSEEDTVYHASCLPEYLPQALDVLADILRPRLDDEDFETEKQVIIEEIKMYDDNPMMVAFEAAKAAHFLGHPLGGSVLGTAETVGALTVDRMRAYFADRYGPPNVVLAVAGNTEWDRVLELAGRYCGAWLGGEAPRALPPHRGIGEPKALLRKDDHQETVIAVADAPGLESDDRHAAGLVATMLGDHTGSRLYWELIDPGHADGADLSFQDYESAGAYYSFLSCDPPSAQQNLDRIADVYRAFADDGPDADELERAKNKVLSRLVLRSERPMGRLMPLGYDWTYRRAYIPVEQEVDAYSAVTRDDIRRVLADYPLLPLTVVSVGPNVDIRPPV; translated from the coding sequence GTGACGTTCCACCACGAGACCTTGCCCAACGGGCTCCGGGTGATCCTCGAGCGCAACGAGCTGGCCCGCTCCGTGGCCGCCGGGTTCTTCGTCCGCGCCGGCAGCCGGGACGAGGCCCCCGAGCTGGCCGGCGTCTCCCACTTCCTGGAGCACATGGTCTTCAAGGGCACCGCCCGCCGCGACGCCCTGTCCGTCAACCGGGACTTCGACCGCATCGGCGCCCGGCACAACGCGCAGACCTCCGAGGAGGACACCGTCTACCACGCCTCCTGCCTGCCCGAGTACCTGCCCCAGGCCCTCGACGTCCTGGCCGACATCCTCCGCCCCCGCCTCGACGACGAGGACTTCGAGACCGAGAAGCAGGTCATCATCGAAGAAATCAAGATGTACGACGACAACCCGATGATGGTCGCCTTCGAGGCCGCCAAGGCCGCACACTTCCTCGGCCACCCGCTCGGCGGCAGCGTCCTCGGCACGGCGGAGACGGTCGGGGCCCTCACCGTCGACCGGATGCGCGCCTACTTCGCCGACCGCTACGGCCCGCCCAACGTCGTGCTCGCCGTCGCCGGGAATACCGAGTGGGACCGCGTCCTCGAACTGGCCGGCCGGTACTGCGGCGCCTGGCTCGGTGGCGAGGCCCCCCGGGCCCTCCCCCCGCACCGGGGCATCGGGGAGCCGAAGGCCCTGCTCCGCAAGGACGACCACCAGGAGACGGTCATCGCCGTCGCCGACGCCCCGGGCCTCGAATCCGACGACCGCCACGCCGCCGGGCTCGTCGCCACCATGCTCGGCGACCACACCGGGTCCCGCCTCTACTGGGAACTGATCGACCCCGGCCACGCCGACGGCGCCGACCTCAGCTTCCAGGACTACGAGTCCGCCGGCGCCTACTACTCCTTCCTCTCCTGCGACCCCCCCTCCGCCCAGCAGAACCTCGACCGCATCGCCGACGTCTACCGGGCCTTCGCCGACGACGGACCCGACGCCGACGAGCTGGAGCGGGCCAAGAACAAGGTGCTCTCCCGCCTGGTGCTCCGCAGCGAGCGCCCGATGGGCCGCCTCATGCCCCTCGGCTACGACTGGACCTACCGCCGGGCCTACATCCCCGTCGAGCAGGAAGTCGATGCCTACTCCGCCGTCACCCGCGACGACATCCGCCGGGTCCTGGCCGACTACCCGCTGCTCCCCCTCACCGTCGTCTCCGTCGGCCCCAACGTCGACATCCGGCCCCCGGTCTGA
- a CDS encoding M16 family metallopeptidase, with product MTPELLQHQYPNGLVLLAEPMPHVQSAAFSFLIPAGAAFEPAELPGSASMLGEWLIRGAGERDSRDLLSALDELGVSHAEGAQTIHSCISAASLGRNLLPALAIFADVVRRPAFDDDEVDSIRALCLQSLRSLEDDPGSKAITELRRRHFADPWGRSPIGTVEGVTAAAPDDLRSLFRRSYRPDGAILGVAGAFDWEAVRDEVGRLFGDWDAGQPSPVLERPTGPARSHLGQETQQTQIALAFPSVPVNHPDYYRARAAAAILGGYTSARLFTEVREKRGLCYSVFASYEAFKDRAAVICYAGTAPERAQQTLDVTLEEIRRLASGGVDREELDMMRAGLKSALVMQQESSMSRSASLASDWYHLGRVRPIDEVAAALDALTPEQVGAFASGMDLDAMTILTLGPEPLQLG from the coding sequence ATGACGCCCGAGCTGCTCCAGCACCAGTACCCCAACGGCCTCGTCCTGCTGGCCGAGCCGATGCCGCACGTCCAGTCGGCCGCCTTCAGCTTCCTCATCCCGGCCGGGGCCGCCTTCGAGCCGGCCGAGCTGCCCGGCTCCGCCTCCATGCTCGGCGAGTGGCTCATCCGGGGGGCCGGCGAGCGCGACAGCCGCGACCTGCTCTCCGCCCTGGACGAGCTGGGCGTCTCCCACGCCGAGGGGGCCCAGACGATCCACTCCTGCATTTCCGCCGCCTCGCTCGGGCGCAACCTGCTGCCGGCGCTGGCCATCTTCGCTGACGTCGTCCGCCGCCCCGCCTTCGACGACGACGAGGTCGACTCGATCCGGGCCCTCTGCCTCCAGTCCCTCCGCAGCCTGGAGGACGACCCCGGCTCCAAGGCCATCACCGAGCTGCGCCGCCGCCACTTCGCCGACCCCTGGGGCCGCTCCCCGATCGGCACCGTGGAGGGGGTGACCGCCGCCGCCCCGGACGACCTCCGGTCCCTGTTCCGCCGCTCCTACCGGCCCGACGGCGCCATCCTCGGCGTCGCCGGCGCGTTCGACTGGGAGGCCGTCCGGGACGAGGTCGGCCGCCTCTTCGGGGACTGGGACGCCGGCCAGCCCTCCCCGGTCCTCGAGCGGCCGACCGGCCCGGCCCGCTCGCACCTCGGGCAGGAGACGCAGCAGACGCAGATCGCCCTGGCCTTCCCCTCCGTCCCGGTGAACCACCCCGACTACTACCGGGCCCGGGCCGCCGCGGCCATCCTCGGCGGCTACACGTCGGCCCGGCTGTTCACCGAGGTCCGGGAGAAGCGCGGGCTCTGCTACTCCGTCTTCGCCTCGTACGAGGCCTTCAAGGACCGGGCCGCCGTGATCTGCTACGCCGGCACCGCCCCCGAGCGCGCCCAGCAGACCCTGGACGTGACCCTGGAGGAGATCCGCCGCCTCGCCTCGGGGGGCGTCGACCGCGAGGAGCTGGACATGATGCGGGCCGGGCTCAAGAGCGCCCTGGTCATGCAGCAGGAGTCGAGCATGAGCCGGTCGGCCTCGCTCGCCTCCGACTGGTACCACCTCGGCCGGGTCCGGCCGATCGACGAGGTCGCCGCCGCCCTGGACGCCCTGACCCCCGAGCAGGTCGGCGCCTTCGCCTCCGGCATGGACCTGGACGCCATGACCATCCTCACCCTCGGCCCCGAGCCGCTGCAGCTCGGCTGA
- a CDS encoding GNAT family N-acetyltransferase, producing the protein MARKPPLVSEVGPAPAMAITYYKRYRMEIDLGGVSPPALPSPYTWKPWDDSLVEAHAEVKYLCFRDEIDAQVFPCLGDLAGCRRLMREIRRKPGFLPPATWLIAAPAGFVATIQGVIDREGVGAIQNVGVLPAYRGRGLGRRLVCRALMGFRERGVGRAFLEVTAENVHAVRLYRSLGFRRVKTLYKAVDG; encoded by the coding sequence ATGGCCCGCAAACCCCCGCTGGTCTCCGAGGTCGGCCCGGCCCCCGCGATGGCCATCACGTATTACAAGCGGTACCGCATGGAGATCGACCTGGGAGGCGTTTCGCCGCCCGCCCTGCCGTCGCCCTACACGTGGAAGCCCTGGGACGACTCGCTCGTCGAGGCCCATGCCGAGGTCAAGTACCTCTGCTTCCGGGACGAGATCGACGCTCAGGTCTTCCCCTGCCTCGGCGACCTGGCCGGCTGCCGCCGCCTGATGCGGGAGATCCGCCGCAAGCCAGGCTTCCTGCCCCCGGCGACCTGGCTGATCGCCGCCCCGGCCGGCTTCGTGGCGACGATCCAGGGGGTGATCGACCGCGAGGGCGTCGGCGCCATCCAGAACGTCGGCGTGTTGCCCGCCTACCGAGGCCGGGGCCTGGGGCGGAGGCTGGTCTGCCGGGCGTTGATGGGCTTCCGGGAGCGGGGGGTCGGCCGGGCGTTCCTGGAGGTGACGGCCGAGAACGTCCACGCCGTCCGGCTGTACCGCTCCCTCGGCTTCCGCCGCGTGAAGACCTTGTACAAGGCGGTCGACGGTTGA